From a region of the Streptomyces caniferus genome:
- a CDS encoding helix-turn-helix domain-containing protein, whose amino-acid sequence MYHTWMRYFTPNPVHHRLGLVCLGVGLQHGTLPTVGPRTLDHHVAIVISAGRGWFTAPDGRRRTVTAPALLWIMPGVPHHYGADPDTGWDESFVDFTGPAAATYTELGYIEPDRPLVPLADTGPARTAIGRIARAARRGNPLLEVETSAAVHELLVALRRARADTDADGDPVLQALARDAFLPLSVAEHAARHGMTPAELRTAVRRGAGCSPKDYLLGIRLGRAKELLVATELPVAAVARRVGYDDPAYFSRLFTRRVGTAPVRFRDRQVRNVPGGWSTQIPDPDDPPLVSGWNG is encoded by the coding sequence GTGTACCACACCTGGATGCGCTACTTCACCCCGAACCCGGTCCACCACCGGCTCGGCCTGGTCTGCCTGGGGGTCGGCCTCCAGCACGGCACCCTGCCCACGGTCGGCCCGCGCACCCTCGACCACCACGTCGCCATCGTCATCAGCGCCGGCCGCGGCTGGTTCACCGCCCCCGACGGCCGGCGCCGTACGGTGACCGCCCCCGCCCTCCTGTGGATCATGCCCGGGGTGCCGCACCACTACGGCGCCGACCCGGACACCGGCTGGGACGAGTCCTTCGTCGACTTCACCGGACCGGCCGCCGCCACCTACACCGAACTCGGCTACATCGAACCGGACCGCCCGCTCGTACCCCTCGCCGACACCGGCCCGGCCCGGACCGCCATCGGCCGGATCGCCCGCGCGGCACGACGGGGCAACCCCCTGCTGGAAGTGGAGACCTCGGCCGCGGTCCACGAACTCCTCGTCGCCCTGCGCCGGGCGCGGGCCGACACCGACGCCGACGGCGACCCGGTCCTCCAGGCACTCGCCCGCGACGCCTTCCTGCCCCTCTCCGTCGCCGAGCACGCCGCCCGGCACGGCATGACCCCCGCCGAACTCCGCACCGCCGTACGGCGCGGCGCCGGCTGCAGCCCCAAGGACTACCTGCTCGGCATCCGCCTGGGCCGCGCAAAGGAACTCCTGGTGGCCACCGAACTCCCGGTAGCGGCAGTGGCCCGCCGCGTCGGCTACGACGACCCCGCCTACTTCAGCCGCCTCTTCACCCGCCGCGTGGGCACCGCCCCCGTACGCTTCCGCGACCGCCAGGTCCGCAACGTCCCCGGCGGCTGGTCCACCCAGATCCCGGACCCGGACGACCCACCCCTGGTCAGCGGCTGGAACGGCTGA
- a CDS encoding glycoside hydrolase family 35 protein: protein MTQFEVGERDFVLDGRPVRLLSGALHYFRVHEAQWDHRLAMLRAMGLNCVETYVPWNLHEPRPGEFRDPEALGRFLDVVRAAGLWAIVRPGPYICAEWENGGLPQWLTGPLGRRVRTRDAAYLRAVDAWFERLLPQVVARQCTAVSGPGGPGDGPVIMVQAENEYGSYGSDGVYLAHLVDRLRALGVRVPLFTSDGPEEHMLSGGSVPGVPATANFGSGAREALAVLRCHQPRGPLMCMEFWCGWFAHWGQTEAPRAPEDAAAALREILECGASVNIYMAHGGTNFGGWAGANRAGELHDGELRSTVTSYDYGAPVDERGRPTEKFWRFREVLAEWADGPLPRVPEPLRVLAEPVRAVVEEWAGAGEVMAALGGAEVEGGAPATFEELGVDRGVVRYRVEVPGPRGARPLRVRGLRDRAVVWVDGVRGPVVDTEDAALGEVAGPASVELWVASLGRVNYGPRLGESKGITGGLLHERQYLHGVRSRGLRLDAVEEAGALAKVPFRAVEGAAGEPGLYRGTVTVAGRPGDADLALPGWSHGFAWINGFCLGRYWDLGPQRTLYVPGPVLHEGANDLLLWEWEGAPALVGEGAGAPGLFPCAGGR from the coding sequence GTGACGCAGTTCGAGGTGGGCGAGCGGGACTTCGTGCTGGACGGGCGGCCGGTGCGGCTGCTGTCCGGGGCGTTGCACTACTTCCGGGTGCACGAGGCGCAGTGGGACCACCGGCTGGCGATGCTCCGGGCGATGGGCCTGAACTGCGTGGAGACGTATGTGCCGTGGAATCTGCACGAGCCGCGGCCCGGCGAGTTCAGGGATCCGGAGGCGCTGGGGCGGTTCCTGGACGTGGTGCGGGCGGCGGGGCTGTGGGCCATCGTCCGGCCTGGCCCGTACATCTGCGCGGAGTGGGAGAACGGCGGGCTGCCGCAGTGGCTGACCGGGCCGTTGGGGCGGCGGGTGCGGACCCGGGATGCGGCGTATCTGCGGGCCGTGGACGCCTGGTTCGAGCGGCTGCTGCCGCAGGTCGTGGCGCGGCAGTGCACGGCGGTGTCCGGGCCCGGCGGGCCGGGCGACGGACCGGTGATCATGGTGCAGGCGGAGAACGAGTACGGCTCGTACGGCAGCGACGGCGTGTATCTGGCGCACCTCGTGGACCGGCTGCGTGCGCTGGGGGTGCGGGTGCCGCTGTTCACCTCGGACGGGCCCGAGGAGCACATGCTGAGCGGTGGTTCGGTGCCGGGCGTGCCGGCCACGGCCAACTTCGGTTCCGGGGCACGGGAGGCGCTGGCGGTGCTGCGGTGCCATCAGCCGCGGGGGCCGTTGATGTGTATGGAGTTCTGGTGCGGGTGGTTCGCGCACTGGGGGCAAACGGAGGCGCCGCGTGCGCCGGAGGACGCCGCGGCGGCGCTGCGCGAGATTCTGGAGTGCGGTGCGTCGGTCAACATCTACATGGCGCACGGCGGGACGAATTTCGGTGGGTGGGCGGGGGCGAACCGCGCCGGTGAGCTGCACGACGGGGAGCTGCGGTCGACGGTCACCTCGTACGACTACGGGGCGCCGGTCGATGAACGCGGCCGTCCCACGGAGAAGTTCTGGCGGTTCCGGGAGGTGCTCGCCGAGTGGGCGGACGGGCCGCTGCCGCGGGTGCCGGAGCCGCTGCGGGTGCTGGCGGAGCCGGTACGTGCGGTGGTCGAGGAGTGGGCGGGGGCCGGCGAGGTGATGGCGGCGCTGGGCGGTGCGGAGGTGGAGGGGGGCGCTCCGGCGACGTTCGAGGAGCTGGGGGTGGACCGGGGGGTGGTCCGCTACCGGGTGGAGGTGCCGGGGCCGCGGGGTGCCCGGCCGCTGCGGGTGCGCGGTCTGCGGGACCGGGCGGTGGTGTGGGTCGACGGGGTGCGCGGGCCGGTGGTGGACACCGAGGACGCCGCGCTCGGGGAGGTGGCCGGGCCCGCGTCGGTGGAGTTGTGGGTGGCGTCGCTGGGGCGGGTCAACTACGGGCCCCGGCTGGGTGAGTCGAAGGGGATCACGGGCGGGCTGCTGCACGAGCGGCAGTATCTGCACGGCGTCCGGTCGCGGGGGCTGCGGCTGGATGCCGTGGAGGAGGCCGGGGCGCTGGCGAAGGTGCCGTTCCGGGCGGTGGAGGGGGCGGCCGGGGAGCCGGGGCTGTACCGGGGGACGGTGACGGTGGCCGGGCGGCCGGGTGACGCCGATCTGGCGCTGCCGGGGTGGAGCCATGGCTTCGCCTGGATCAACGGCTTCTGTCTGGGGCGCTATTGGGACCTCGGGCCGCAGCGGACGCTGTACGTGCCGGGTCCGGTGCTGCACGAGGGCGCCAACGACCTGCTGTTGTGGGAGTGGGAGGGCGCCCCGGCCCTGGTGGGGGAAGGGGCGGGGGCGCCCGGTCTGTTTCCCTGCGCCGGCGGGCGGTGA
- a CDS encoding endo-alpha-N-acetylgalactosaminidase family protein, with translation MNEQTGAPRGPSRRKVVAATALAGVAGALPLGAHPATAAPRAGEAVLRSDALEVRVDTAFPRIVSYTDRHTGAVLHGQDTPVTQVLLDGTAHTPRVTHRTRADRATYTLRFDGGTTLTVEIAVRDRTTTWRVTGLTDTPALRIGTLEIPGLALLSVRSDQPGATLLAARLELDKAKSGDTLVQVTDTTPADAAPTGCAYAVVATDALAAAIETNTCYDRPTGATTWENGRLWRQTVKGDGFVKAQLSCGQWTHRAAGQPSPAPDSSPTLDFARAGGPPRAEGAPTATDPLPYATVIVTGDRNGDGKTDWQDAAIALRDIMVVPLGADEQHLRVVPHIPFNFASQATNPFLATLDHIKRIALATDGLRQFTLLKGYQSEGHDSAHPDYGGNYNTRAGGLADLNALLRAGKKWNSDFAVHVNATESYPVAHAFSEKLVDKSDKQWDWLDQSYRIDARRDLVSGDIARRFAQLREETDPALDTVYLDVFRESGWNSDRLQRHLRDQGWQVATEWGHGLERSALWSHWANETDYGPDTSRGINSRLIRFLRNHHKDVFADKWPTLLGNARMGNFEGWVGKTDWNAFHTIIWTDALPAKYLQAYPIRTWDAHEITFEGPTRTSVSDAEGTRKITTDGRLVYDDGTYLLPWEPRRATDPHRLYHYNPHGGTTTWTLPRGWTGTTAVYAYRLTDQGRTAETRIPVSGGRITLTARPGVAYVVHRTRAPAPRDPAWGEGTPLTDPGFHSGNLTGRQVTGPASVRLSTSGDYELVIDAGAAATVAQKLARLAPGGYAASVQVEVGATAGERRRAALEIRTADGVTAANWTDTSTAGNYVAADRKSGTRFQRLFTHFTVPEGGGPVTLALTAAAGRARIRFDNLRVVPARPTTKKGALAYEDFEHVPQGWGLFVKGDAGGSTDPRTHIAQRHAPFTQRGWNGKAVDDVIDGGQSLKSRGENTGLVHRTVPHTVRFTPGRRYRITFRYENEKAGQYAWVTAVDTPAPRELTRTPLPVATRPATHTYEFTAPADGEAWVGLRKVADDGTAEFVLDTFEVREI, from the coding sequence GTGAACGAACAGACAGGTGCCCCGCGCGGGCCCAGCCGCCGGAAGGTCGTCGCCGCCACCGCGCTCGCCGGGGTCGCCGGCGCCCTCCCGCTCGGCGCCCACCCCGCCACCGCCGCACCCCGCGCCGGCGAGGCGGTGCTCCGGTCCGACGCACTGGAGGTCCGCGTAGACACCGCCTTCCCCCGCATCGTCTCCTACACCGACCGCCACACCGGCGCCGTCCTGCACGGCCAGGACACCCCCGTCACCCAGGTCCTCCTCGACGGCACCGCCCACACCCCCCGCGTCACCCACCGCACCCGCGCCGACCGCGCCACCTACACCCTCCGCTTCGACGGCGGCACCACCCTCACCGTCGAGATCGCCGTCCGGGACCGGACGACGACCTGGCGGGTCACCGGCCTCACCGACACCCCGGCGCTGCGCATCGGCACCCTGGAGATCCCCGGGCTCGCCCTGCTGAGCGTCCGCAGCGACCAGCCCGGCGCCACCCTGCTCGCCGCCCGGCTCGAACTCGACAAGGCCAAGAGCGGCGACACCCTGGTGCAGGTCACCGACACCACCCCCGCCGACGCCGCACCCACCGGATGCGCCTACGCCGTCGTCGCCACCGACGCGCTGGCCGCCGCCATCGAGACCAACACCTGCTACGACAGGCCCACCGGGGCCACCACCTGGGAGAACGGCCGGCTGTGGCGGCAGACCGTCAAGGGCGACGGCTTCGTCAAGGCGCAGCTGTCCTGCGGCCAGTGGACGCACCGGGCGGCCGGGCAGCCGTCCCCCGCTCCCGACTCCTCCCCCACTCTCGACTTCGCTCGAGCGGGGGGACCCCCACGAGCGGAAGGTGCCCCCACCGCCACCGACCCGCTGCCGTACGCGACCGTCATCGTCACCGGCGACCGCAACGGCGACGGCAAGACCGACTGGCAGGACGCCGCCATCGCGCTGCGCGACATCATGGTCGTGCCGCTGGGCGCCGACGAACAGCATCTGCGGGTCGTCCCGCACATCCCGTTCAACTTCGCCAGCCAGGCCACCAACCCGTTCCTCGCCACCCTCGACCACATCAAGCGGATCGCACTGGCCACCGACGGGCTGCGGCAGTTCACCCTCCTCAAGGGCTACCAGTCCGAGGGCCACGACTCCGCCCACCCCGACTACGGCGGCAACTACAACACCCGGGCCGGCGGCCTCGCCGACCTCAACGCCCTGCTCCGCGCGGGCAAGAAGTGGAACAGCGACTTCGCGGTCCACGTCAACGCCACCGAGTCCTACCCCGTCGCCCACGCCTTCTCCGAGAAGCTGGTCGACAAGAGCGACAAGCAGTGGGACTGGCTCGACCAGTCCTACCGCATCGACGCCCGCCGCGACCTGGTCTCCGGCGACATCGCCCGGCGCTTCGCGCAACTGCGCGAGGAGACCGACCCCGCCCTCGACACCGTCTACCTCGACGTCTTCCGCGAGTCCGGCTGGAACTCCGACCGGCTGCAGCGCCACCTGCGCGACCAGGGCTGGCAGGTCGCCACCGAGTGGGGCCACGGCCTGGAGCGCTCCGCCCTCTGGTCGCACTGGGCGAACGAGACCGACTACGGCCCCGACACCTCCCGCGGCATCAACTCCCGGCTCATCCGCTTCCTGCGCAACCACCACAAGGACGTCTTCGCCGACAAGTGGCCCACGCTCCTCGGCAACGCCCGGATGGGCAACTTCGAGGGCTGGGTCGGCAAGACCGACTGGAACGCGTTCCACACGATCATCTGGACCGACGCGCTGCCCGCCAAGTACCTCCAGGCGTACCCGATCAGAACCTGGGACGCCCACGAGATCACCTTCGAGGGCCCCACCAGGACCTCCGTCAGCGACGCCGAGGGCACCCGCAAGATCACCACCGACGGCCGGCTGGTCTACGACGACGGCACCTACCTGCTCCCCTGGGAACCCCGCCGGGCCACCGACCCGCACCGCCTCTACCACTACAACCCCCACGGCGGCACGACCACCTGGACCCTGCCCCGCGGCTGGACGGGCACGACGGCCGTGTACGCCTACCGGCTCACCGACCAGGGCCGCACCGCGGAGACCCGGATCCCCGTCAGCGGCGGCAGGATCACCCTCACCGCCCGCCCCGGCGTCGCCTACGTCGTCCACCGCACCCGGGCCCCGGCCCCGAGGGACCCCGCCTGGGGCGAGGGCACACCCCTGACCGACCCCGGCTTCCACTCCGGGAACCTGACCGGCCGGCAGGTCACCGGCCCGGCCTCCGTCCGGCTCAGCACGTCGGGCGACTACGAGCTGGTCATCGACGCGGGCGCCGCCGCCACCGTCGCCCAGAAACTCGCCCGGCTCGCCCCCGGCGGCTACGCCGCCTCCGTACAGGTCGAGGTCGGCGCCACGGCCGGCGAACGGCGCCGGGCCGCCCTGGAGATCCGCACCGCCGACGGCGTCACCGCCGCCAACTGGACCGACACCTCCACCGCCGGCAACTACGTCGCCGCCGACCGGAAGTCCGGCACCCGCTTCCAGCGCCTCTTCACCCACTTCACCGTCCCCGAGGGCGGCGGCCCGGTCACCCTCGCCCTGACCGCGGCGGCGGGCCGGGCCCGCATCAGGTTCGACAACCTCCGCGTCGTCCCCGCCCGGCCCACCACCAAGAAGGGCGCCCTGGCCTACGAGGACTTCGAGCACGTGCCCCAGGGCTGGGGCCTCTTCGTCAAGGGCGACGCGGGCGGCAGCACCGACCCCCGCACCCATATCGCCCAGCGGCACGCCCCGTTCACCCAGCGCGGCTGGAACGGCAAGGCGGTCGACGACGTCATCGACGGCGGCCAGTCGCTCAAGTCACGCGGCGAGAACACCGGCCTCGTCCACCGGACCGTCCCGCACACCGTCCGCTTCACCCCCGGCCGCCGCTACCGCATCACCTTCCGCTACGAGAACGAGAAGGCCGGCCAGTACGCCTGGGTCACTGCCGTCGACACCCCCGCGCCCCGCGAACTGACCCGCACCCCGCTGCCCGTCGCCACCCGGCCCGCCACCCACACCTACGAGTTCACCGCCCCCGCCGACGGCGAGGCATGGGTGGGGCTGCGCAAGGTGGCCGACGACGGGACCGCGGAGTTCGTCCTGGACACCTTCGAGGTGCGCGAGATCTGA
- the pepN gene encoding aminopeptidase N has translation MPALQRDEAQTRFQLIDVHRYDIALDLTQGDDLFGSRAVIHFTAHAAGDTFVELKPAELHHVTLDGHRLDPTTLDDNRLPLTGLTPGPHELRLDATMRYSRTGEGMHRFTDPADGETYVYTQLFMEDVQRVFAAFDQPDLKAVFALTVTAPTDWTVLGNGIATQGDPGHWTLAPTPLISSYLVAVIAGPWHSVHTEHAGLPFGIHCRRSMAPHLDADADEILDLTRRCFDRFHEIFDEPYPFDSYDQAFVPEFNAGAMENPGLVTFRDVFVFRSAVTDTERQNRGMVIAHEMAHMWFGDLVTLQWWDDIWLNESFAEYMGYQVLAEASRGESGGTPPRTWGTDTWTDFAIARKGWGYDADQRPSTHPVAPAPEDVPDTASALLNFDGISYAKGASALRQLVAWMGEKDFLAGINDHFARHRFGNATLADFIDSLARATDRDVHAWAERWLRTTGVDTLTPVVEEGTDGRWSVSVEQTGSQDGTRPHRLTIGLYDHDHTTPGRLLPREPLSWDVPDGGRHSATGGRPALLLLNDQDLTYAKVRLDPVSWDTALGALSGLPEPLTRAVVWNAARDMVRDGELAPTAFLDAARAHLPYETDLAVVQGVLAFARTEIADRYLRADERQAALTTLTALSRDILRRTEGPEHGSEAGLRLTAVRAFIDSATTPEGIQDWLDDGSVPGGPRLDPELRWRILGRLATLGAAPLDELRATIDAELARDPSATGREGAARCHAALPDPAAKQAAWDALFTTDDEKALSNYLFTATAAGFWAPEQPDLLRPYVTRYFTDVPALAAARGPALAAAAGRYAFPAVFVEEHTLRLGEACLTDGDPTPALRRKLVDQLDDLRRALKVRAAAGEA, from the coding sequence ATGCCCGCACTGCAGCGCGACGAGGCGCAGACCCGGTTCCAGCTCATCGACGTCCACCGTTACGACATCGCCCTCGACCTCACCCAAGGCGACGACCTCTTCGGCTCCCGTGCGGTCATCCACTTCACCGCGCACGCGGCCGGCGACACCTTCGTCGAGCTGAAACCCGCCGAGCTGCACCACGTCACCCTCGACGGCCACCGCCTCGACCCCACGACCCTGGACGACAACCGCCTCCCGCTCACCGGCCTCACCCCCGGCCCCCACGAGCTGCGCCTGGACGCCACCATGCGCTACTCCCGCACCGGCGAGGGCATGCACCGCTTCACCGACCCCGCCGACGGCGAAACCTACGTCTACACCCAGCTGTTCATGGAGGACGTCCAGCGCGTCTTCGCCGCCTTCGACCAGCCCGACCTCAAGGCCGTCTTCGCCCTCACCGTCACCGCCCCCACCGACTGGACCGTCCTCGGCAACGGCATCGCCACCCAGGGCGACCCCGGCCACTGGACCCTCGCCCCCACCCCCCTGATCAGCAGCTACCTCGTCGCCGTCATCGCCGGCCCCTGGCACTCCGTCCACACCGAACACGCCGGACTGCCCTTCGGCATCCACTGCCGCCGCTCCATGGCCCCGCACCTCGACGCCGACGCCGACGAAATCCTCGACCTCACCCGCCGCTGCTTCGACCGCTTCCACGAGATCTTCGACGAGCCCTACCCCTTCGACTCCTACGATCAGGCCTTCGTCCCCGAGTTCAACGCGGGCGCCATGGAGAACCCCGGCCTGGTCACCTTCCGCGACGTATTCGTCTTCCGCTCCGCCGTCACCGACACCGAACGCCAGAACCGAGGCATGGTCATCGCCCACGAAATGGCCCACATGTGGTTCGGCGACCTCGTCACCCTCCAATGGTGGGACGACATCTGGCTGAACGAGTCATTCGCCGAATACATGGGCTACCAGGTCCTGGCCGAAGCCAGCCGCGGGGAGTCCGGGGGGACACCCCCCAGGACGTGGGGCACCGACACCTGGACCGACTTCGCCATCGCCCGCAAGGGCTGGGGCTACGACGCCGACCAGCGCCCCTCCACCCACCCCGTCGCCCCCGCCCCCGAGGACGTCCCCGACACCGCCTCCGCGCTCCTCAACTTCGACGGCATCTCCTACGCCAAGGGCGCCTCCGCCCTGCGCCAACTCGTCGCCTGGATGGGGGAGAAGGACTTCCTCGCCGGAATCAACGACCACTTCGCCCGGCACCGCTTCGGCAACGCCACCCTCGCCGACTTCATCGACTCCCTCGCCCGCGCCACCGACCGCGACGTCCACGCCTGGGCCGAGCGCTGGCTGCGCACCACCGGGGTCGACACCCTGACCCCCGTCGTGGAAGAAGGCACGGACGGCCGCTGGAGCGTGTCCGTCGAGCAGACCGGAAGCCAGGACGGCACCCGCCCGCACCGGCTCACCATCGGGCTCTACGACCACGACCACACCACCCCGGGACGCCTGCTCCCGCGCGAGCCGCTGTCCTGGGACGTGCCCGACGGCGGCCGCCACTCCGCCACCGGCGGCCGCCCCGCCCTGCTCCTCCTCAACGACCAGGACCTCACCTACGCCAAGGTCCGCCTCGACCCCGTCTCCTGGGACACCGCCCTCGGCGCCCTGTCCGGACTCCCCGAACCGCTGACCCGCGCCGTGGTGTGGAACGCCGCCCGCGACATGGTCCGCGACGGCGAACTCGCCCCCACCGCCTTCCTGGACGCCGCCCGCGCCCACCTCCCGTACGAAACCGATCTCGCCGTCGTCCAAGGCGTCCTCGCCTTCGCCCGCACCGAGATCGCCGACCGCTACCTCCGGGCCGACGAGCGCCAGGCCGCCCTCACCACCCTCACCGCCCTCAGCCGCGACATACTCCGCCGCACCGAGGGCCCCGAACACGGCTCCGAGGCAGGACTGCGCCTCACCGCCGTACGCGCCTTCATCGACAGCGCCACCACCCCCGAAGGCATCCAGGACTGGCTCGACGACGGCAGCGTCCCCGGCGGCCCCCGCCTCGACCCCGAACTGCGCTGGCGCATCCTCGGCCGGCTCGCCACCCTCGGCGCCGCACCGCTCGACGAACTCCGCGCCACCATCGACGCCGAGCTCGCCCGCGACCCCAGCGCCACCGGCCGCGAGGGCGCCGCCCGCTGCCACGCCGCGCTCCCCGACCCGGCCGCCAAACAGGCCGCCTGGGACGCCCTGTTCACCACCGACGACGAGAAGGCGCTCTCCAACTACCTCTTCACCGCCACCGCCGCCGGCTTCTGGGCCCCCGAACAGCCCGACCTGCTCCGCCCCTACGTCACCCGCTACTTCACCGACGTCCCCGCCCTCGCCGCCGCCCGCGGCCCCGCCCTCGCCGCCGCCGCCGGCCGCTACGCCTTCCCCGCGGTCTTCGTCGAGGAGCACACCCTGCGGCTCGGCGAAGCCTGCCTCACCGACGGAGACCCGACCCCCGCCCTGCGCCGCAAGCTCGTCGACCAACTCGACGATCTGCGCCGGGCGCTGAAGGTACGCGCCGCGGCGGGGGAGGCCTAG